In Microbacterium foliorum, the following proteins share a genomic window:
- the ald gene encoding alanine dehydrogenase, whose product MKIGVPTEVKNNENRTALTPAGADRLVHEGHRVLVQSGAGVGSGISDEAYRIAGAEIVETAEQTWGEADLLIKVKEPIAQEYGFLRSDLTLFTYLHLAADRALTTALVDAGTTAVAYETVQLPDRSLPLLVPMSEIAGRLSVTMGSYSLMRSAGGRGVLMGGIAGTPRAKTVVIGGGVAGEHAAANALGLGSQVTVIDISLPRLRELEHRYGGALQTRASSRYDIAEELATADLVIGSVLIPGAAAPKLVTDDMVAGMKRGSVLVDIAIDQGGCFEGSRPTTHDDPTFAVHDSIYYCVANMPGAVPETATRALTNATLPYVSAIAGKGWERAAADDAALAKGLNVQGGRITLDAVAKAHGLTSA is encoded by the coding sequence ATGAAGATCGGCGTGCCGACCGAGGTCAAGAACAACGAGAACCGCACCGCGCTCACCCCCGCGGGTGCCGACCGGCTCGTTCACGAGGGCCATCGCGTGCTCGTGCAGTCGGGAGCGGGAGTCGGCTCCGGCATCTCCGACGAGGCCTACCGGATCGCCGGTGCCGAGATCGTCGAGACCGCTGAGCAGACCTGGGGCGAGGCAGACCTTCTCATCAAGGTGAAGGAGCCGATCGCCCAGGAGTACGGCTTCCTGCGCTCCGACCTCACCCTCTTCACCTACCTGCATCTCGCCGCCGACCGGGCGCTGACGACCGCGCTCGTCGACGCGGGAACCACGGCCGTCGCCTACGAGACCGTGCAGCTGCCCGACCGCAGCCTGCCTCTGCTCGTGCCGATGAGCGAGATCGCCGGTCGTCTTTCCGTGACGATGGGCTCGTACTCCCTCATGCGGTCCGCGGGCGGACGCGGAGTGCTGATGGGCGGCATCGCCGGGACCCCCCGCGCCAAGACCGTCGTGATCGGTGGCGGCGTCGCGGGTGAGCATGCGGCCGCGAATGCGCTCGGACTCGGATCCCAGGTGACGGTGATCGACATCTCGCTGCCGCGACTCCGGGAGCTCGAGCACCGCTACGGCGGCGCCCTCCAGACCCGTGCGTCGAGCCGCTACGACATCGCTGAAGAGCTCGCGACCGCGGATCTGGTGATCGGATCGGTGCTGATCCCCGGTGCCGCAGCGCCGAAGCTCGTCACCGACGACATGGTCGCCGGCATGAAGCGCGGCTCGGTGCTCGTCGACATCGCGATCGACCAGGGCGGATGCTTCGAGGGCTCGCGTCCCACGACGCACGACGACCCCACCTTCGCCGTGCACGACTCGATCTACTACTGCGTCGCGAACATGCCTGGCGCCGTGCCCGAGACGGCCACCCGGGCGCTGACCAACGCCACCCTTCCCTACGTCTCTGCCATCGCAGGCAAGGGCTGGGAGCGTGCGGCCGCAGACGATGCCGCTCTCGCCAAGGGCCTCAACGTGCAGGGCGGACGCATCACACTCGATGCCGTGGCCAAGGCCCACGGCCTCACGTCCGCCTGA
- a CDS encoding fumarylacetoacetate hydrolase family protein, whose product MRLATVRREGRTHAAVGDAAGWVLLDEADAQELISAPDWRTRAEAALRHPARVDVEARELANPVPRPSKVFCCGLNYRDHIVETGRPVPEFPTLFAKFADTLTGAEDDIVVRNTDRLDWEAELAVVVGAEVHRADREQAQAAILGYAVSNDISMRDWQQRTLQWLQGKAFDATTPVGPWVVTADGLDPRDGLRITCAVNGELVQDADTSELVFDAADLVAYVSQITVLRPGDIVLTGTPGGVALGMPEPRWLRDGDLVTTEIEGIGVLRNTIRFDDRP is encoded by the coding sequence ATGCGTCTCGCCACGGTGCGGCGAGAGGGCCGCACGCATGCCGCCGTCGGGGATGCCGCCGGTTGGGTGCTGCTCGACGAAGCGGATGCGCAGGAGCTGATCTCCGCGCCGGACTGGCGGACGCGTGCAGAGGCCGCGCTGCGGCATCCGGCCAGAGTCGATGTCGAGGCGCGCGAGCTCGCGAACCCCGTGCCGCGGCCGTCGAAGGTGTTCTGCTGCGGATTGAACTATCGCGACCACATCGTCGAGACCGGTCGGCCGGTGCCCGAGTTCCCGACGCTGTTCGCCAAGTTCGCCGACACGCTGACGGGCGCGGAGGACGACATCGTCGTGCGCAACACCGACAGGCTCGACTGGGAGGCGGAACTCGCCGTCGTCGTGGGCGCCGAGGTGCATCGAGCAGACCGCGAGCAGGCCCAGGCGGCGATCCTCGGATATGCAGTCTCGAACGACATCTCCATGCGCGACTGGCAGCAGCGCACCCTGCAGTGGCTGCAGGGCAAGGCGTTCGACGCGACGACACCGGTGGGGCCCTGGGTGGTCACCGCCGACGGACTCGACCCGCGCGACGGGCTGCGCATCACCTGTGCGGTGAACGGCGAGCTGGTGCAGGATGCAGACACGTCCGAGCTCGTGTTCGACGCCGCCGACCTGGTGGCCTACGTGTCTCAGATCACGGTGCTGCGCCCGGGAGACATCGTGCTCACCGGCACGCCCGGGGGAGTGGCGCTGGGGATGCCGGAACCGCGGTGGCTCCGCGACGGCGACCTGGTCACGACCGAGATCGAGGGGATCGGCGTGCTCCGCAACACCATCCGCTTCGACGACCGGCCCTAG
- a CDS encoding RidA family protein yields the protein MSRQIINPDSLVKPSGFAHGVRAGEFVYLGGQTAMDAEGHIVEGGIVEQFVQAFSNVLTTLAAAGGEPRDLVDVTIYLTDVEEYQRNGREIGRHWRELAGTEYPAMAGIGVTRLWQPEALIEIQGVAHIAASQDS from the coding sequence ATGTCGCGGCAGATCATCAACCCGGACTCGCTCGTGAAGCCGAGCGGATTCGCCCATGGTGTCCGAGCAGGGGAGTTCGTCTACCTCGGCGGGCAGACGGCGATGGATGCCGAGGGGCACATCGTCGAGGGCGGCATCGTCGAGCAGTTCGTCCAGGCGTTCTCGAACGTGCTCACCACGCTCGCCGCCGCCGGGGGCGAACCGCGCGACCTGGTCGACGTCACCATCTATCTCACCGACGTCGAGGAGTATCAGCGCAACGGACGCGAGATCGGCCGACACTGGCGCGAGCTGGCAGGCACCGAGTACCCCGCGATGGCGGGGATCGGAGTGACGCGGCTGTGGCAGCCCGAGGCGCTGATCGAGATCCAGGGCGTCGCCCACATCGCTGCATCGCAGGACAGCTGA
- a CDS encoding bifunctional salicylyl-CoA 5-hydroxylase/oxidoreductase has protein sequence MRAAVIGGGPAGLYFAALMKQLDPTHEITVWERNAPDDTFGFGVVFSDETLGGIENADPVIAQRMGEQFARWTDIDVVFGGETHTIGGQGFAAMGRKELLQLLQQRCLELGVEILFRTPAPDAAELMEQYDLVLGADGINSFVRGQFADRFGPDLDRRVSKYMWLGTDRVFEAFTFAVLNTPHGVMQLHGYPYSDERSTFLIEMHEDVWRAAGLDATENEVFPPGVSDERSVAKIRELFADVLGGHEVLTNNSKWLNFTTVRNDHWHHENLVILGDAAHTAHFSIGSGTKLAMEDALALAACLHEHASLDEALDAYEAERRPVVASTQRAAQASLEWFERIGQYADQEPLQFAFNLLTRSRRITLENLAMRDPEFAAEIVRGAPLQSRDDDEPAMFRPHHIGRLELKNRIVVSPMDMYSSVEGVPGDFHLVHLGSKAMGGAGLVMTEMVCVSPEGRITPGCAGLYTDEQAGAWKRIVDYVHGHSTARIGVQIGHSGRKGSTRRMWEGIDRPLEQGNWNTVAPSALPYGAENQVPREVDRETMTAIREEFVAATHRAADAGFDLAELHAAHGYLISSFLSPVSNQRTDEYGGSLENRLRYPLEVFDAMRAAWPEERPLTVRLSAEDWIDGGNTVDDAVEIARAFIAHGAAAIDVSSGQIAKHERPQFGRSYQTPFADAIRNRVAAAAGVSVIAVGAISSHDDVNSILLAGRADLVALGRTHLWDPQWTLHAAADQGYRGAGAEWVPQFRAGSRKPPSSRTDAVRPRLALVRDPQTEGVEASHRRWTPAPSTADALAH, from the coding sequence ATGCGCGCAGCCGTCATCGGCGGAGGCCCTGCGGGGCTCTACTTCGCCGCTCTCATGAAGCAGCTCGATCCCACCCACGAGATCACGGTCTGGGAGCGCAACGCACCCGACGACACGTTCGGCTTCGGGGTCGTCTTCAGCGATGAGACCCTCGGCGGGATCGAGAACGCCGACCCGGTCATCGCGCAGCGCATGGGCGAGCAGTTCGCGCGCTGGACCGACATCGATGTCGTGTTCGGGGGCGAGACCCACACCATCGGCGGGCAGGGCTTCGCGGCGATGGGTCGCAAGGAGCTGCTGCAGCTGCTGCAGCAGCGCTGCCTCGAGCTCGGCGTCGAGATCCTCTTCCGCACGCCCGCGCCGGACGCCGCCGAGCTCATGGAGCAGTACGACCTCGTGCTCGGCGCCGACGGCATCAACTCCTTCGTGCGCGGACAGTTCGCAGACCGCTTCGGCCCCGATCTCGATCGTCGCGTCTCGAAGTACATGTGGCTCGGCACCGACCGGGTGTTCGAGGCGTTCACGTTCGCCGTGCTGAACACCCCGCACGGTGTGATGCAGCTGCACGGCTACCCGTACTCCGATGAGCGGAGCACCTTCCTCATCGAGATGCACGAGGACGTGTGGCGGGCGGCCGGCCTCGACGCGACCGAGAACGAGGTCTTCCCTCCCGGTGTCAGCGACGAGCGCTCGGTCGCGAAGATCCGCGAGCTCTTCGCCGACGTGCTCGGCGGTCACGAGGTGCTGACGAACAACTCCAAGTGGCTGAACTTCACCACGGTGCGAAACGACCACTGGCACCATGAGAACCTCGTGATCCTCGGCGATGCGGCCCACACCGCGCACTTCTCGATCGGTTCCGGCACGAAGCTCGCCATGGAGGACGCCCTCGCGCTCGCCGCGTGCCTGCACGAGCACGCGTCGCTCGATGAGGCGCTCGACGCGTACGAGGCGGAACGTCGCCCCGTCGTCGCCTCGACGCAGCGTGCGGCGCAGGCCTCGCTCGAATGGTTCGAGAGGATCGGTCAGTATGCCGATCAGGAGCCGCTGCAGTTCGCGTTCAACCTGCTGACCCGCAGCCGTCGGATCACACTCGAGAATCTGGCGATGCGCGACCCCGAGTTCGCGGCGGAGATCGTCCGAGGGGCGCCGCTCCAGAGTCGCGACGACGACGAACCGGCGATGTTCCGCCCCCATCACATCGGCCGGCTGGAACTCAAGAACCGCATCGTGGTGTCGCCGATGGACATGTACTCGTCGGTCGAGGGGGTGCCGGGCGACTTCCATCTGGTGCATCTGGGCTCCAAGGCCATGGGCGGTGCCGGACTCGTCATGACCGAGATGGTGTGCGTGTCGCCTGAGGGGCGGATCACACCGGGGTGCGCGGGGCTCTACACCGACGAGCAGGCCGGTGCGTGGAAGCGCATCGTCGACTACGTGCACGGCCATTCGACAGCCAGGATCGGTGTGCAGATCGGGCATTCGGGGCGCAAGGGCTCGACCCGCCGGATGTGGGAGGGCATCGACCGGCCTCTCGAGCAGGGCAACTGGAACACGGTCGCCCCGTCTGCGCTGCCCTACGGGGCCGAGAATCAGGTGCCCCGAGAGGTCGATCGCGAGACCATGACGGCGATCCGGGAGGAGTTCGTGGCGGCGACGCATCGTGCCGCCGACGCGGGATTCGATCTCGCGGAGCTGCACGCCGCTCACGGCTACCTCATCTCGTCGTTCCTGTCGCCGGTATCGAACCAGCGCACCGACGAGTACGGCGGCTCGCTCGAGAACCGGCTGCGGTATCCGCTCGAGGTGTTCGACGCGATGCGCGCCGCATGGCCCGAGGAGCGCCCGCTCACCGTGCGCCTGTCGGCCGAGGACTGGATCGACGGAGGCAACACGGTCGACGACGCCGTCGAGATCGCCCGTGCCTTCATCGCGCACGGGGCCGCGGCGATCGACGTGTCCTCCGGCCAGATCGCGAAGCACGAGCGTCCGCAGTTCGGCCGCAGCTATCAGACCCCGTTCGCCGACGCGATCCGCAATCGGGTCGCGGCCGCAGCCGGGGTCAGCGTGATCGCTGTCGGCGCCATCTCGAGTCATGACGACGTCAACTCGATCCTGCTGGCGGGGCGCGCCGACCTCGTCGCTCTCGGACGCACCCACCTGTGGGACCCCCAGTGGACCCTGCATGCGGCTGCGGATCAGGGTTACCGCGGAGCGGGAGCAGAGTGGGTGCCGCAGTTCCGCGCAGGCTCGCGGAAGCCGCCGTCGTCGCGCACCGACGCCGTTCGCCCTCGGCTCGCTCTCGTGAGAGATCCGCAGACAGAAGGCGTCGAGGCGAGCCATCGTCGCTGGACGCCGGCACCGTCGACGGCCGACGCTCTCGCCCACTGA
- a CDS encoding AMP-binding enzyme has protein sequence MIVTAGYNVGAPEVEEVVLGHPDVLECAVVGCQDPERGMIVAAFVVPRDGVSPSADLTTSILDHVKSRLAVYKCPRRVDYLTELPRNPSGKVQHFILRERAAVSADVAVTETRGA, from the coding sequence ATGATCGTGACCGCCGGGTACAACGTCGGGGCTCCCGAGGTCGAGGAGGTCGTGCTCGGACACCCGGATGTGCTCGAGTGCGCTGTCGTCGGCTGTCAGGATCCCGAACGCGGCATGATCGTCGCGGCGTTCGTCGTGCCGCGCGACGGCGTCTCACCGTCGGCCGACCTCACGACGAGCATCCTCGACCACGTGAAATCCCGACTGGCGGTCTACAAGTGCCCGCGTCGCGTCGATTACTTGACCGAGCTGCCCCGTAATCCCAGCGGCAAGGTGCAGCACTTCATCCTTCGCGAACGCGCGGCCGTCTCGGCCGACGTCGCCGTCACAGAAACCCGAGGAGCCTGA
- a CDS encoding acyl-CoA thioesterase yields the protein MSTSAAFHRAIALTEVTTTRADRAFEAQPQPVPWPKAYGGDLVAQRVAAALRTVGDDRSLHSVHSTFLRGVDVAEPVRYEVEMIRDGRGFSTRHVRGHQHDRLAFMATASFHVAEEFPEHAPPMPEVPMPELLRSSAEVLSGFDGADIEYWSHGRSFDMRHVPGSVYLEIEGERTAHQAVWVRAFDRLDDDPRTHQLAIAYVCDYTILEPVLRVLGLPWRTEGLVTASLDHAMWFHTAARADEWLLYAQESAAISDGRGLGLGRFYTRDGRLVATVAQEGMIRPGRPL from the coding sequence ATGAGCACCTCCGCCGCGTTCCATCGCGCGATCGCTCTCACCGAGGTGACGACGACGCGAGCCGACCGGGCGTTCGAGGCGCAGCCGCAGCCGGTGCCGTGGCCCAAGGCCTACGGCGGAGACCTGGTCGCCCAAAGAGTCGCGGCGGCTCTTCGCACGGTGGGCGACGACCGGTCGCTCCACTCGGTGCACAGCACGTTCCTGCGTGGTGTCGATGTGGCAGAGCCCGTTCGCTACGAGGTCGAGATGATCCGCGACGGCAGGGGGTTCTCGACGCGACACGTGCGCGGGCATCAGCACGACCGGCTGGCGTTCATGGCTACCGCGTCGTTCCACGTGGCCGAGGAGTTCCCCGAGCATGCTCCGCCGATGCCGGAGGTGCCCATGCCCGAGCTGCTGCGCTCGTCGGCCGAGGTCCTCTCGGGCTTCGACGGCGCAGACATCGAATACTGGTCGCACGGTCGCAGCTTCGATATGCGACATGTGCCGGGCAGCGTCTACCTCGAGATAGAGGGAGAGCGCACGGCGCACCAGGCGGTCTGGGTGCGCGCGTTCGACCGGCTCGATGACGACCCGCGCACCCACCAGCTGGCCATCGCCTATGTCTGCGACTACACGATCCTCGAGCCGGTGCTGCGGGTGCTCGGGCTTCCGTGGCGCACCGAGGGGCTGGTGACGGCCAGCCTCGATCACGCGATGTGGTTCCACACGGCTGCTCGTGCCGATGAATGGCTGCTCTACGCGCAGGAGAGCGCGGCGATCTCCGACGGCCGCGGTCTCGGCCTCGGCCGGTTCTACACCCGTGACGGGCGGCTCGTCGCCACCGTCGCGCAGGAGGGGATGATCCGTCCGGGTCGTCCGCTCTGA
- a CDS encoding cupin domain-containing protein — protein MTEHELRWDRVPQVTRSGEEDTQTMSSGGCVRVSGVGPQHTEATKIWFGQVSNDPGYRSLPHHHGEAETGGYVLRGAGRIYFGEGYREYLDMAAGDWVFVPPFMPHVEANMSVTEELVWLTTRTPDNIVVNLDDVDDSTLEGFRRV, from the coding sequence ATGACCGAGCACGAACTGCGCTGGGACAGGGTCCCGCAGGTGACCCGCAGCGGAGAAGAAGACACCCAGACGATGTCGTCGGGCGGGTGCGTCCGCGTCTCAGGCGTCGGACCCCAGCACACCGAGGCCACGAAGATCTGGTTCGGCCAGGTGTCGAACGATCCGGGTTACCGGTCGCTCCCGCACCACCATGGCGAAGCCGAGACCGGGGGATACGTGCTCCGGGGCGCCGGCCGCATCTACTTCGGAGAGGGCTACCGCGAGTACCTCGACATGGCCGCTGGCGACTGGGTCTTCGTGCCTCCGTTCATGCCTCACGTCGAGGCGAACATGTCGGTGACGGAAGAGCTCGTCTGGCTCACGACACGCACCCCCGACAACATCGTCGTGAACCTCGACGACGTCGATGACTCGACGCTCGAGGGCTTCCGTCGCGTATGA